One Chitinophagaceae bacterium C216 genomic window carries:
- the ghrB gene encoding Glyoxylate/hydroxypyruvate reductase B has protein sequence MKVFVTKAIPEVGINLMKEAGIEVTVHVDDRPLHSEEMIAVCQQYDAMMSVGFNKIDAHFLERCRHLKVISLFAVGYDNVDIPMATQLKIPVGNTPDVLSRATADTAFLLMLAVSRKAFYNYRKILDGKWKGFEPVADLGIELYGKTLGIFGLGKIGFEMAQKCKAAYGMNIIYHNRNRNLHAEEVLEARYVSYDELLAESDVLSLHANLSESNKEIFNKGAFAKMKPTAIFINTARGALHNEADLKEALEKGLIWGAGLDVTNPEPMDPSNPLLMMPNVCILPHIGSATQETRDGMAIMAAKNVIAGLKGEKLPTIVNPEVYEG, from the coding sequence ATGAAAGTGTTTGTTACAAAAGCAATCCCTGAAGTTGGCATCAACCTGATGAAAGAAGCCGGCATTGAAGTAACGGTACATGTTGACGACAGACCGCTGCACTCAGAGGAGATGATTGCTGTATGTCAACAATATGATGCAATGATGAGTGTAGGGTTTAATAAAATAGATGCGCATTTTCTGGAGCGGTGCCGACATCTTAAAGTTATTTCTCTTTTTGCTGTAGGATATGATAATGTAGATATACCCATGGCTACGCAATTGAAAATACCGGTGGGTAATACTCCCGATGTGTTGAGCCGGGCTACTGCCGATACTGCATTTCTGCTTATGTTGGCTGTAAGTAGAAAGGCTTTTTATAATTACAGAAAAATATTGGATGGTAAATGGAAGGGATTTGAGCCTGTAGCGGATTTAGGAATTGAGTTATACGGAAAAACGTTAGGCATTTTCGGACTAGGAAAAATTGGATTTGAAATGGCTCAAAAGTGTAAGGCTGCTTATGGCATGAACATCATCTATCATAATCGCAATCGCAATCTGCATGCAGAAGAGGTTTTGGAAGCAAGGTACGTGAGCTATGATGAGTTGTTGGCCGAAAGTGATGTGTTGTCGCTTCATGCCAATCTTTCCGAATCGAATAAAGAGATTTTTAATAAAGGAGCATTTGCAAAAATGAAGCCCACGGCAATCTTTATCAATACCGCCCGCGGTGCTTTACACAACGAAGCGGATTTGAAAGAGGCGTTGGAAAAAGGCCTCATTTGGGGTGCCGGGCTAGACGTTACCAATCCCGAGCCGATGGATCCTTCTAACCCTTTATTAATGATGCCTAATGTATGTATCTTGCCACATATAGGTTCGGCCACTCAGGAGACACGCGATGGTATGGCTATAATGGCTGCCAAAAATGTAATAGCAGGATTAAAAGGAGAAAAACTTCCTACTATCGTCAACCCCGAAGTGTATGAAGGATAG
- a CDS encoding hypothetical protein (UPF0502 protein YceH) produces the protein MEPIDIKSLPQLDAEEIRVLGALMEKSRTTPEYYPMTLNGLTAACNQKTSRNPVVNYDEQTVALCLDRLKRKNLVSTVTGGTSRVVKYKHNIAVNYEFAPDEIAVLCLLFLRGPLTPGEINSNSGRLYEFEGLAEVHSVLEKLATAPVPFVKQLERQPGQKEARFMHLFGEASVVESYIKNTPVVATAANSLEERLTTVEQELAALKAEFYDLLKELKG, from the coding sequence ATGGAACCAATCGATATAAAATCTTTACCCCAGCTCGATGCTGAAGAAATTCGCGTACTAGGTGCCTTGATGGAAAAATCAAGAACTACACCCGAGTATTATCCGATGACATTAAACGGACTCACTGCCGCCTGTAATCAGAAAACCTCCAGAAATCCTGTGGTTAATTATGATGAGCAAACTGTAGCGCTTTGCCTGGACAGACTGAAGCGTAAAAATCTAGTATCAACTGTTACGGGAGGCACCAGTCGGGTTGTAAAGTACAAACACAATATTGCGGTAAACTACGAATTCGCTCCGGATGAAATAGCTGTGCTGTGCCTATTATTTCTGAGAGGACCGCTTACTCCCGGCGAAATCAATAGTAATTCCGGTAGGTTATACGAGTTTGAAGGATTGGCTGAAGTACACAGTGTTCTTGAAAAATTGGCTACTGCTCCCGTACCGTTTGTGAAACAACTGGAGCGGCAACCCGGACAGAAAGAAGCTCGCTTCATGCATCTCTTCGGTGAGGCATCAGTTGTGGAAAGCTATATAAAAAATACTCCTGTTGTTGCAACGGCAGCTAATAGTCTTGAAGAACGATTAACTACAGTAGAACAGGAGCTGGCAGCTTTAAAAGCTGAGTTTTATGATTTATTAAAAGAGTTGAAAGGGTAA
- the macA gene encoding Macrolide export protein MacA produces MKSKKKSIVRVFVTLAVMVGVLLGIMSILNKNKAANQAATAEVAKTNPAVAVRVDTAAVRKLDISHTANGIFIPKQEVSVGAETGGRIVSVSVKEGDFVKAGQTLAIIEGNKQNVNVANAQANLENAKMNLERYEAAFATGGVTQQQLDAMRLQYESALNNLKSAKLIAGDVAIRTSVSGIVNARKIEPGSYVNPGTIAFDIVNISSVKLRVHVDEKNVINLKVGQPVQVTVSVIPDKTFTGRITFIAPKAEGGLNFPVEVEIPNPGNELRAGMYGTAHFGKGQMEDVLVVPRAAFVGSVSDNKVFVVENGKAVERKVQSGRSFGDYIEIIDGIKADEQVIVSGQVNLFNNTPIQIIK; encoded by the coding sequence ATGAAGAGCAAGAAAAAATCCATCGTAAGAGTATTCGTTACCCTAGCAGTAATGGTAGGCGTGTTGCTGGGTATTATGAGTATCCTCAACAAAAACAAAGCTGCTAACCAAGCGGCTACTGCTGAAGTGGCTAAAACTAACCCCGCCGTAGCAGTGCGCGTAGATACTGCTGCAGTAAGAAAATTAGATATTAGCCATACTGCCAACGGAATTTTTATTCCTAAGCAGGAAGTAAGTGTGGGGGCTGAAACCGGCGGAAGAATCGTAAGTGTGTCGGTGAAGGAAGGAGACTTTGTGAAGGCAGGACAGACACTGGCCATTATCGAAGGTAATAAGCAAAACGTAAATGTGGCTAATGCACAGGCGAACCTAGAGAACGCCAAAATGAATTTGGAGCGTTATGAAGCTGCATTTGCAACAGGCGGTGTTACACAGCAACAGCTGGATGCTATGCGCTTGCAGTACGAATCAGCTTTGAATAATTTAAAGTCTGCTAAACTGATTGCAGGGGATGTAGCTATACGCACATCAGTATCGGGTATTGTAAATGCCCGAAAAATAGAACCCGGCAGTTATGTTAATCCAGGAACGATTGCTTTTGACATCGTAAATATCAGTTCTGTAAAACTTAGAGTACATGTAGATGAAAAGAATGTCATCAACCTGAAAGTGGGACAACCCGTTCAGGTAACCGTAAGTGTAATTCCTGATAAAACATTTACCGGAAGAATCACTTTCATAGCACCTAAGGCTGAAGGCGGATTGAACTTCCCGGTAGAGGTGGAAATTCCCAATCCTGGCAATGAACTGCGTGCCGGTATGTATGGTACCGCTCACTTTGGCAAAGGACAGATGGAAGACGTATTGGTAGTGCCGCGTGCCGCTTTTGTAGGTAGTGTAAGCGATAACAAAGTATTTGTGGTTGAAAACGGCAAGGCGGTGGAACGTAAGGTTCAGTCTGGAAGAAGCTTTGGCGATTACATCGAAATTATTGATGGTATTAAAGCCGATGAACAAGTGATTGTTTCAGGTCAGGTAAATCTATTTAATAATACGCCGATACAGATTATTAAGTAA
- the mdtC_2 gene encoding Multidrug resistance protein MdtC has protein sequence MKISEISIKRPSVIIVLFIILTLGGIFSYTQLGYELVPKFEVNVITIQTVYPGASPTEVETSVTKKIEDAVSSLESIKKIESKSLENVSLVMITLNAGADVNFLLTEAQRKINTVLNDLPDDVDAPTLSKFSFDDVAIMSLSVTSNLTERELYDLLDNKIQPVFARINGVAKVDLIGGEQREIQISVDPDKLQGYGLSINQVQQIVAASNLDFPTGNVATRENRTTIRLAGKLVELEELRNLPITTPSGATIFLKDVADVQDGVKEIEKIARVNQENTILLQVFKQSDANAVAVSEAVQKTIGQIEKDYSIYGVKINIANDTSRFTLNAANNVIHDLMLAIVLVGFIMLFFLHSLRNAAITMVAIPLSLIATFIGLKLMGYTLNLMSLLGLSLVVGILVDDAIVVIENIHRHMEMGKNKVRAAYDGAKEIGFTVTAITMVIIVVFLPIALSTGLVANILAQFCVTVVISTSLSLLVSFTVVPWLYSRFGKLELISEKSLLGKIIHGFERGLKSFTHWVSGILKWSLRSRLNKILTLLVALILFFASVSLVGNGYIGSDFFPANDRGEFYVQFELPKDASIEKTNELTRRAENYIRQKPEVEDMITMVGQASDGLISTTGTRYKAEIHVKLKKSYKGNSKVYSAVLKRELENVLVDAKIKTVNVGLMGAEQAPLQMTFIGPSVQDAEEMAVKAADLLRTIPGATGVKLTSESGNPEITVKVDRDKMTALGLNIATVGMAMQTAFSGNTDNKFTIGDNEYDINIRFAESARANIDNVKSLKFLNNQGIPIALEQFAEVGYGSGPTLLERRDKSPAVSVQGQVIGVPLGTVAAQWEEKIKQLDKKPGVVYIWGGTMENQQEGFGTLGVALIAAILLVYLVMVVLYDSFLTPFIIIFSVPLSFIGALLFLALANQSLNIFTILGIIMLIGLVTKNAILLVDFANHRKEQGDNTHDALVAANQARLRPILMTTIAMVIGMVPIAIAQGDGADVNRGLAIVIIGGLLSSLFLTLVVVPVVYSIFDSLKRRFGKEKKVDYAAEMVADYVPLDTHSTH, from the coding sequence ATGAAAATATCTGAGATTTCTATAAAACGGCCCAGTGTTATTATTGTGTTGTTTATCATACTAACGCTGGGTGGTATCTTTTCCTACACTCAGTTGGGATACGAGTTGGTGCCTAAGTTTGAGGTAAACGTAATTACCATTCAGACCGTGTATCCCGGTGCTTCTCCTACTGAGGTGGAAACATCCGTGACGAAGAAGATAGAAGATGCGGTCTCCTCTTTGGAAAGTATTAAAAAGATCGAATCCAAATCGTTGGAGAATGTTTCGCTGGTAATGATTACGCTGAATGCCGGTGCTGATGTGAACTTTTTGCTCACGGAAGCGCAACGTAAAATCAATACCGTGTTGAATGATTTGCCGGATGATGTAGATGCACCCACACTCTCCAAGTTCTCTTTCGATGATGTAGCCATCATGAGTTTATCAGTAACATCTAATCTTACTGAAAGAGAATTGTATGATCTGTTAGATAATAAAATTCAGCCGGTATTTGCTCGCATCAATGGGGTGGCCAAAGTAGATTTAATTGGTGGAGAACAGCGCGAAATTCAAATTAGTGTTGATCCGGATAAGCTGCAGGGGTACGGGTTGTCTATAAATCAAGTACAGCAGATTGTTGCTGCATCTAACCTCGATTTTCCTACCGGGAATGTAGCTACACGCGAAAACAGAACTACGATTCGTCTGGCCGGTAAGCTGGTCGAGCTGGAGGAACTGCGAAATCTTCCGATAACGACACCAAGTGGAGCCACTATATTCCTTAAAGACGTAGCTGATGTGCAGGATGGCGTGAAGGAGATAGAAAAAATTGCTCGCGTAAATCAGGAGAATACCATATTGCTACAGGTGTTTAAGCAGTCAGATGCCAATGCCGTAGCCGTATCGGAAGCGGTACAAAAAACCATCGGCCAAATTGAGAAAGACTATTCTATATACGGCGTAAAGATCAATATCGCCAACGATACGTCAAGGTTTACGTTGAATGCTGCCAACAATGTTATTCACGACCTAATGCTTGCGATTGTGCTGGTAGGGTTTATTATGCTCTTCTTCCTACACAGTCTGCGCAATGCTGCTATTACTATGGTGGCTATTCCGCTATCGCTAATTGCAACTTTCATCGGATTGAAGTTAATGGGATATACTCTTAACCTGATGTCGTTGCTGGGACTTTCCTTGGTGGTAGGTATTCTGGTGGATGATGCAATTGTGGTGATTGAAAATATTCACCGTCACATGGAGATGGGTAAAAATAAAGTGCGTGCTGCATATGACGGTGCTAAGGAAATTGGCTTCACGGTTACTGCTATTACTATGGTAATTATTGTGGTGTTCCTACCTATTGCACTGTCAACAGGGTTGGTGGCTAACATTCTGGCTCAATTCTGTGTAACCGTGGTGATATCTACTTCCTTGTCACTGCTCGTATCGTTTACCGTCGTGCCCTGGTTGTACTCTCGCTTCGGTAAGCTGGAGTTAATCAGTGAGAAATCATTGCTGGGGAAAATCATTCACGGATTTGAGAGAGGATTAAAATCCTTTACGCATTGGGTATCGGGAATTTTAAAATGGTCATTGCGTTCGCGCTTGAATAAAATACTCACACTGCTGGTTGCATTGATATTATTCTTCGCTTCGGTATCGCTGGTAGGTAATGGATATATAGGAAGCGATTTCTTCCCGGCCAACGATAGAGGGGAGTTTTATGTGCAGTTTGAATTGCCAAAAGATGCATCTATCGAAAAGACAAATGAACTGACTCGAAGGGCTGAGAACTATATCCGTCAAAAACCCGAGGTAGAGGATATGATTACCATGGTAGGACAGGCATCGGACGGATTGATTTCAACTACTGGTACGCGTTATAAAGCAGAAATACACGTAAAGTTGAAAAAAAGTTACAAGGGAAATTCGAAGGTATACTCAGCAGTACTGAAGCGTGAACTGGAAAATGTATTGGTGGATGCCAAAATTAAAACAGTAAATGTGGGATTGATGGGTGCCGAACAAGCACCATTGCAAATGACCTTTATAGGACCTTCTGTGCAGGATGCTGAAGAGATGGCCGTAAAAGCGGCAGACCTCTTAAGAACCATCCCTGGTGCTACAGGTGTAAAGCTTACCTCTGAATCAGGAAATCCGGAGATAACCGTAAAAGTGGACCGTGATAAAATGACGGCACTTGGATTGAACATCGCTACAGTGGGGATGGCTATGCAAACGGCATTTTCTGGTAACACCGATAATAAGTTTACCATCGGTGATAATGAATATGATATCAATATTCGATTTGCAGAATCCGCTCGTGCGAATATTGATAATGTAAAATCATTGAAATTCTTAAACAATCAGGGTATTCCTATTGCGCTGGAACAATTTGCTGAAGTAGGGTATGGCTCCGGTCCTACTTTGTTGGAGCGCCGCGATAAATCTCCGGCAGTATCTGTACAAGGGCAGGTAATAGGTGTACCACTAGGTACTGTAGCTGCACAATGGGAAGAAAAAATAAAACAGCTGGATAAAAAACCAGGAGTAGTGTATATCTGGGGTGGAACGATGGAGAATCAGCAGGAAGGATTTGGAACACTGGGAGTAGCACTTATTGCTGCGATTCTGTTGGTGTATTTGGTGATGGTAGTATTATACGATAGCTTCCTGACACCTTTTATTATTATCTTCTCGGTGCCACTATCATTTATAGGAGCATTATTATTCCTGGCTCTGGCTAATCAATCACTGAACATCTTTACCATTTTAGGTATTATCATGCTGATTGGTTTGGTAACCAAGAACGCTATCCTGTTGGTAGACTTCGCCAATCATCGTAAAGAGCAGGGCGATAATACCCATGATGCTCTGGTAGCAGCCAATCAGGCGCGTTTGCGTCCTATCCTTATGACAACTATTGCGATGGTAATTGGTATGGTGCCTATTGCCATTGCTCAGGGTGATGGTGCGGATGTAAACAGAGGGTTGGCCATTGTGATTATCGGAGGGTTATTATCTTCTTTATTCCTTACGCTGGTTGTAGTGCCGGTTGTTTACTCTATCTTCGATAGTTTGAAACGCCGTTTTGGTAAGGAAAAGAAAGTGGATTATGCCGCTGAAATGGTAGCAGATTATGTACCTCTGGATACACACAGCACACACTAA
- the mhqR gene encoding HTH-type transcriptional regulator MhqR, whose product MTIEQKIQQTKFTNPYQKLALNLIYTCRNLEFFLNHQFKKHDLTSQQYNILRILRGSNPTPLSTQQIRERMVDKMSDTSRIVDRLLLKKLVTKKICHADNRLVEVRITAKGLKLLQKLDNVDNSLAVYLNALTEREVNQLNKLLDKINSKS is encoded by the coding sequence ATGACTATTGAACAAAAAATCCAACAAACTAAATTCACTAACCCCTATCAGAAGCTTGCTCTAAATTTAATATACACATGTCGCAATCTGGAGTTTTTCCTCAATCATCAATTTAAAAAACACGATCTTACCTCGCAACAGTACAATATACTACGCATTTTACGAGGCAGCAATCCTACACCACTATCCACTCAACAAATAAGAGAGCGGATGGTTGATAAGATGAGCGACACCAGTCGTATTGTTGATCGGCTTCTGTTAAAAAAACTGGTTACGAAAAAAATCTGTCATGCCGATAACCGTTTGGTAGAAGTGCGCATTACGGCCAAAGGATTGAAGTTGCTTCAGAAATTGGACAATGTGGACAACAGCTTGGCGGTATATTTAAATGCACTAACGGAAAGAGAAGTAAACCAGCTAAATAAGCTACTGGATAAAATTAATTCCAAATCCTGA
- the yciF_1 gene encoding Protein YciF yields MPQRKAPAKKIAAKKDAAQELLEFFEDGLKDMYWAEKALLKALPLMKVNASSAKLKTAIDDHIAETQQHVTRLEEVFAILGKKAKAEKCDAMDGLLKEGKSILKETEPGAVRDAGIIAASQKVEHYEIATYGTLATYASQLGHKDAVSLLKSTLQEEKNCDKLLSKIAVSEVNIKAK; encoded by the coding sequence ATGCCTCAAAGAAAAGCACCTGCAAAAAAAATAGCTGCAAAGAAAGATGCCGCACAAGAATTATTAGAATTTTTTGAAGACGGACTTAAAGATATGTATTGGGCCGAAAAAGCCCTTTTAAAAGCATTGCCTTTGATGAAAGTTAATGCTTCCTCGGCAAAATTGAAAACTGCCATTGATGACCACATTGCCGAAACCCAACAGCATGTGACACGATTGGAAGAAGTGTTTGCAATACTAGGTAAGAAAGCCAAAGCTGAAAAGTGTGACGCTATGGATGGTTTGCTAAAGGAAGGAAAAAGTATTCTTAAAGAAACTGAGCCAGGAGCAGTAAGAGACGCGGGTATCATTGCTGCCAGTCAAAAGGTAGAGCATTATGAAATTGCAACTTATGGTACACTGGCCACTTATGCTAGTCAATTAGGTCATAAAGATGCTGTCAGTTTATTAAAATCAACTTTACAGGAAGAAAAGAATTGCGACAAGTTGCTTTCTAAGATTGCTGTATCGGAAGTGAACAT
- the oprM_2 gene encoding Outer membrane protein OprM, which produces MNLKRVMILLAVIFSVPAVEAQEVLTLKQAIQYALEHKAEAQKAKLDVENAQYLIDETKASALPQITGSGGLTYNPLLQQSALPGELIGRPGEIVMVSFGQKWQTNSVVTVNQQLFNQSVFTGLKAARTTREFYQINKELTDEQLIEKVANAYYQVFQLQLQKQTVQTNLENTRKTGAVIKGLVDAGLARKIDLDRTNVAINNLEATLQQIQNSLTLTENALKFAIGMDMDKEVVLPEETFDINASILMQSGNVNDRTEIKVLEKQIELLTLNKQAKKAAYYPTLSFNGSLGYLNMGSSFPIFANSDKVKGSPYSSLGLNLSIPIFNGGATRARINQAEVDLKKAKVQMEDTKLALSLANENARAQIKNSLLTVDANRRNVQMAKEVLDNTKNNYKHGLATLTEVLDAENAYADAQNNLNTSLLNYKIAEIQFIKANGNLKSLLND; this is translated from the coding sequence ATGAATCTAAAACGCGTGATGATTTTGCTGGCTGTGATTTTTTCCGTGCCAGCAGTGGAAGCTCAGGAAGTCCTTACCCTAAAACAGGCTATTCAATATGCCTTGGAGCACAAAGCAGAAGCTCAAAAAGCTAAACTGGATGTAGAAAATGCACAGTACTTGATTGACGAAACTAAGGCTAGTGCACTACCTCAAATTACCGGATCTGGGGGGCTTACTTACAATCCGCTTCTACAACAAAGCGCCCTTCCCGGCGAATTGATTGGGCGTCCGGGTGAAATCGTGATGGTTTCTTTCGGACAGAAATGGCAGACCAACTCAGTGGTAACAGTAAATCAGCAGCTGTTTAACCAGTCGGTTTTCACCGGACTGAAGGCTGCTCGTACTACCCGAGAGTTTTATCAGATTAATAAAGAGCTTACCGATGAGCAATTGATAGAAAAAGTAGCTAATGCTTATTATCAAGTATTTCAATTGCAATTGCAAAAACAAACGGTGCAAACCAATCTCGAAAATACCCGAAAAACCGGAGCGGTGATTAAGGGTTTGGTAGATGCAGGCCTAGCCCGGAAGATAGATCTGGACCGAACTAATGTGGCGATTAACAACCTGGAAGCCACATTGCAGCAAATCCAAAACTCACTTACGTTGACGGAGAATGCCCTAAAGTTCGCAATCGGTATGGACATGGATAAGGAAGTTGTGTTGCCTGAGGAAACATTCGACATTAATGCAAGCATACTGATGCAAAGCGGTAATGTAAACGACCGTACCGAAATTAAAGTGCTCGAAAAACAAATTGAACTGCTCACATTAAACAAGCAGGCCAAGAAGGCTGCCTACTATCCTACCTTAAGCTTCAACGGTAGTTTGGGGTATCTGAATATGGGTTCCAGCTTTCCCATATTTGCTAATTCCGATAAGGTAAAGGGGTCACCCTATTCCTCATTAGGATTGAACCTGTCCATACCTATTTTCAATGGTGGTGCAACCCGTGCTCGTATTAATCAGGCGGAGGTGGATTTGAAAAAAGCCAAGGTACAGATGGAGGATACCAAATTGGCACTGAGCCTGGCTAATGAAAACGCAAGGGCTCAAATCAAAAATAGCCTGCTCACTGTAGATGCTAATCGTAGAAATGTACAGATGGCAAAAGAAGTGCTGGATAATACCAAGAACAACTATAAGCACGGTCTGGCTACACTTACGGAAGTACTGGATGCCGAAAATGCATATGCCGATGCGCAGAATAATTTGAATACATCATTACTGAATTATAAGATTGCTGAAATACAGTTCATCAAAGCCAACGGAAATTTAAAATCATTATTAAACGACTAA
- the yajO gene encoding 1-deoxyxylulose-5-phosphate synthase YajO gives MKYHQLGKSDIEASVIGFGCMSLLKSSRQEAEALIHRALDAGVNYFDTADLYDKGENEQLIGRLLKPVRDKVIIATKVGNQWREDGSGWDWNPRKSYILSAVEKSLSRLNTDYIDLYQLHGGTIEDPIEETIEAFEQLVQEGKIRYYGISSIRPNVIRKYAALSNIQSVMIQYSVLDRRPEEEMLQLLEQHHISIVARGVLAQGLLVDKPAKDYQGHTAAGVAQVQQTMNSLLQEGYNKTALALHYVLRSAVLASAVIGFRTLHQLEDVLGALEMVVPAEILEKLGHQVPAKRYTDHRL, from the coding sequence ATGAAGTATCATCAGCTTGGTAAATCGGATATTGAGGCTTCTGTGATAGGCTTTGGATGTATGTCTCTGTTGAAAAGCTCTCGCCAGGAGGCAGAGGCATTGATACATCGCGCTCTGGATGCAGGCGTAAATTATTTTGATACTGCCGACCTTTATGATAAGGGAGAGAATGAGCAGCTCATTGGACGCTTGCTGAAACCTGTGCGTGATAAGGTGATTATTGCTACCAAGGTAGGTAACCAATGGCGAGAAGATGGGAGTGGTTGGGACTGGAATCCACGCAAATCTTATATACTCAGTGCAGTGGAAAAAAGCTTATCCAGACTGAATACGGATTATATCGATTTGTACCAACTTCATGGAGGAACTATAGAAGATCCTATTGAAGAAACTATTGAAGCTTTTGAGCAGCTGGTGCAGGAAGGGAAAATACGTTATTATGGTATTTCTAGTATAAGGCCCAATGTGATTCGCAAGTACGCGGCGCTATCTAATATTCAGAGTGTAATGATTCAATATAGTGTGCTGGACCGTCGGCCGGAGGAAGAAATGCTGCAATTACTGGAACAACACCATATTAGCATAGTTGCACGGGGCGTTCTGGCGCAGGGACTACTGGTAGACAAACCGGCTAAAGACTATCAAGGACATACCGCCGCAGGTGTGGCACAGGTTCAGCAAACCATGAATAGCCTGTTACAAGAAGGTTACAATAAAACCGCATTGGCATTACACTATGTCTTAAGGTCCGCGGTGCTGGCCTCGGCGGTCATCGGCTTCCGAACACTGCATCAGCTAGAGGATGTGCTGGGGGCTTTAGAGATGGTGGTGCCCGCCGAAATTCTGGAAAAATTGGGTCATCAAGTGCCTGCAAAGCGGTATACAGACCATCGTTTATAA